A single window of Syntrophus aciditrophicus SB DNA harbors:
- a CDS encoding Hsp20/alpha crystallin family protein, which yields MIRNLLPTVWRRSETPLRRAEESPFLALHREMNRMFDDFSRGFDLSPFDGGWSWGFSPPVDVREDEKEVTVKAELPGMEEKDIEVNLADNGLTIKGEKKAEKEEKGKDNWYRETSYGAFHRFIPLPEGLDKEKVDARFKNGVLTVTLRRLEEAKGKKIAIKAE from the coding sequence ATGATTAGAAACCTGTTGCCCACCGTATGGCGGAGAAGCGAAACGCCCCTGCGACGCGCAGAGGAAAGCCCCTTCTTGGCCCTGCATCGGGAAATGAACCGGATGTTCGACGACTTTTCCCGAGGCTTTGACTTGTCGCCCTTTGATGGCGGATGGAGTTGGGGCTTTTCGCCCCCGGTCGACGTTCGGGAGGACGAAAAAGAGGTCACCGTGAAGGCCGAGCTGCCGGGCATGGAGGAGAAGGACATTGAGGTGAATCTTGCCGACAATGGCCTCACGATCAAGGGGGAGAAGAAGGCCGAGAAGGAAGAGAAGGGGAAGGACAATTGGTATCGGGAGACGAGCTACGGTGCCTTCCATAGGTTCATCCCGCTTCCCGAAGGACTCGACAAGGAGAAAGTTGATGCTCGCTTCAAGAACGGCGTCTTGACCGTTACCCTTCGCCGGTTGGAAGAGGCCAAGGGGAAGAAGATCGCTATCAAAGCGGAATAG
- the istA gene encoding IS21 family transposase: MNEIVEMIFQWHQGAGFKQIERSLGFDRNTVRKYIRLAQVAGVARGTPFPPEEELAQKLQAAGEASFLRTTPARALIAPHRDWIAELLHKGKKIDAKQIWRLFEEKTERRIGYCTMLRYLRSEFHWCAPVVTVRIEVEPGSQAQVDFGSAGMMREAPGGRLRKAWAFIMVLSYSRHRYVRFVFHMDVRTWIDCHERAFAFFNGCPATVVLDNLKSGVIKPDIYDPTLNRAYAEMERHYGFVADPAKVREAKHKGKVERLVPVVRGQLLAGRDFRDIEEANEKALLWCKEQIGMQIHGTTKRRPFEVFQNEEASCLKALPAEAFDIPLWKACTVHPDHHVVFDRSYYSLPTRFIGRQVWVRGGCRQVHVFLDGQLIKTHNRSFVPGTFVTDQSDYPPDKLAYLMAAPTYCRGQAAQIGPQTEALVRSILGDHAMRNLRKAQAVLRLAKKYGSAAMESAAERSLFFGNFRYRSIKAILENGWKPPQEPVEQVRLELSELGKSFLRPADYFTSKTEVLP; this comes from the coding sequence ATGAACGAGATTGTCGAGATGATTTTTCAGTGGCATCAGGGAGCCGGCTTCAAACAGATCGAGCGCTCCCTGGGATTTGACCGCAACACCGTGCGCAAGTATATCCGGCTCGCTCAAGTTGCCGGCGTGGCACGGGGAACCCCCTTCCCCCCCGAGGAGGAGCTTGCGCAGAAGCTCCAAGCGGCCGGGGAGGCTTCTTTTTTGAGGACAACGCCGGCGCGGGCGCTGATCGCGCCTCATAGAGACTGGATTGCCGAGCTTCTGCACAAAGGCAAGAAGATTGACGCCAAGCAGATCTGGCGTCTTTTTGAAGAGAAGACTGAGCGGCGGATCGGCTACTGCACGATGCTGCGGTACCTGCGCAGCGAGTTCCACTGGTGCGCTCCTGTCGTCACGGTGAGGATCGAAGTGGAGCCGGGCAGCCAGGCCCAGGTGGATTTTGGCTCTGCGGGGATGATGAGAGAAGCGCCGGGCGGACGGCTGCGCAAGGCCTGGGCGTTTATCATGGTGCTCTCCTACAGCCGCCACCGGTATGTCCGTTTTGTCTTCCACATGGACGTGAGGACCTGGATTGACTGCCACGAGAGGGCCTTCGCCTTTTTTAACGGCTGCCCCGCCACCGTGGTCCTTGATAATCTCAAATCGGGAGTGATCAAGCCGGATATCTACGACCCCACCCTGAACCGGGCCTATGCCGAGATGGAGAGGCATTACGGGTTTGTCGCCGACCCTGCCAAGGTAAGAGAGGCCAAACACAAGGGAAAAGTGGAGAGGCTGGTGCCGGTCGTCCGTGGGCAGCTCCTGGCGGGCAGGGATTTTCGGGATATCGAAGAGGCCAACGAAAAGGCTCTCCTGTGGTGCAAGGAGCAGATCGGCATGCAGATTCACGGCACCACCAAGCGGCGCCCCTTCGAGGTCTTCCAGAACGAGGAGGCCTCTTGTTTGAAAGCGCTTCCCGCCGAAGCGTTCGACATCCCCCTGTGGAAGGCCTGTACGGTGCATCCCGATCACCATGTCGTTTTCGACCGCTCTTATTACTCCCTGCCGACCCGCTTCATCGGCAGGCAGGTCTGGGTGCGGGGCGGCTGCCGCCAGGTTCATGTTTTTCTCGATGGACAGCTGATCAAGACCCATAACCGCTCTTTTGTCCCGGGGACCTTCGTGACCGATCAGTCGGATTATCCGCCGGATAAGCTCGCCTATCTCATGGCGGCCCCGACTTATTGCCGAGGCCAGGCGGCCCAGATCGGTCCCCAGACGGAGGCCCTGGTCCGCAGCATCCTGGGCGACCACGCCATGCGCAACCTTCGCAAGGCGCAAGCGGTTCTGAGGCTGGCCAAAAAGTACGGCAGCGCGGCCATGGAGTCGGCGGCTGAGAGATCGCTCTTTTTCGGCAACTTCCGTTACCGCAGCATCAAGGCCATCCTGGAAAACGGTTGGAAGCCCCCACAGGAGCCCGTGGAGCAGGTCCGCCTCGAGCTGTCCGAGTTGGGAAAAAGCTTTTTGCGTCCCGCCGATTACTTCACCTCCAAGACGGAGGTGCTCCCATGA
- a CDS encoding DUF4032 domain-containing protein, translating into MNENLHDTPSPEECVARIFELSGTKLEPDVASGLWQQILNHKWFLSEKVGRDIGMRAACIDFLENIQQATGEYKAYKNRNILNEMGAQVIGRSIWNTIADTQPPKQLVKRRIILPLTREGLSRKHGVVPPKTILFFGPPGTGKTHFARAIAGILSWWYVEIAPSMLMVDGMEKIGANLRSIMEKVRILDELVLFIDEFEEIAASRDNGDRIDKSITNEFLKQLPLLKNQGNKILLVCATNYIQQLDEAMLRPGRFDCIIPVGGLDREGSKTILQNYLSKLNVGEIDLNQVAEMTTGFTPADIEYLFQKIAQFAFEQELATKQDYRVTTETLLQIIPTIRPSLTDKTREKFEKDIVAYSRF; encoded by the coding sequence ATGAATGAAAACTTGCATGACACCCCTTCGCCGGAAGAGTGCGTAGCTCGGATCTTCGAATTGAGCGGTACCAAACTTGAACCGGATGTCGCGTCCGGACTCTGGCAACAAATACTAAACCACAAGTGGTTCTTATCGGAAAAAGTGGGGCGGGATATCGGTATGCGCGCCGCCTGCATTGATTTCCTGGAGAATATCCAGCAGGCGACCGGCGAATACAAGGCTTATAAGAACAGGAACATATTAAACGAGATGGGGGCTCAGGTGATCGGAAGAAGCATATGGAATACCATAGCCGATACTCAACCCCCGAAACAACTGGTCAAGCGCAGGATCATTCTGCCATTAACCCGGGAGGGCCTTTCCAGGAAGCATGGAGTCGTTCCCCCCAAAACCATCCTCTTCTTCGGCCCTCCCGGTACCGGGAAAACTCACTTTGCAAGGGCGATCGCCGGCATCCTTTCCTGGTGGTACGTAGAGATTGCACCCAGCATGTTGATGGTGGATGGAATGGAAAAGATCGGCGCTAATCTGAGGTCGATAATGGAGAAAGTAAGGATACTGGATGAATTGGTTCTCTTCATTGATGAGTTTGAAGAAATCGCCGCCAGTCGTGACAATGGGGACCGGATTGACAAGTCCATTACCAACGAGTTTCTTAAACAGTTGCCCTTGCTTAAAAACCAGGGGAACAAGATTCTTCTCGTGTGCGCCACTAACTACATCCAGCAACTGGATGAGGCGATGCTTCGTCCGGGCAGGTTCGACTGCATTATTCCAGTCGGCGGATTGGACAGGGAAGGATCCAAGACCATCCTGCAAAACTATCTTTCCAAGCTGAACGTCGGCGAAATAGACCTCAATCAAGTAGCGGAAATGACGACCGGATTTACCCCGGCGGATATCGAATATCTTTTCCAGAAGATCGCACAGTTTGCCTTCGAACAAGAACTGGCTACCAAGCAGGATTACCGAGTCACAACGGAAACCTTGCTCCAAATAATACCCACGATCCGTCCATCCCTGACTGATAAGACGAGGGAAAAATTTGAAAAGGACATTGTTGCTTATTCGAGGTTTTAA
- a CDS encoding glycosyltransferase family 4 protein produces the protein MPQQKVHDSRIKKIALVGNYIPRQCGIATFTSDLLTALATEDSTAGYWAVAMNDVPEGYPYPAQVRFEVNQHLSADYRLAADFMNMNRVETACLQHEFGIFGGDNGAHILELLSGLRMPLVTTLHTVIQSPSAGQMVVTRRIAQLSDRLVVMSRKAVAILHEVYGVPSEKIVVIPHGIPDVPFVDPNFYKDQFGVEGRKVILTFGLLSPGKGIETVIEALPQVVRENPEAVYIVLGATHPHIRKDQGESYRLSLQSRARELGVGGHIIFHNRFVDLEELCEFIGAADIYVTPYLNREQIVSGTLAYALGSGKATISTPYWYAEEMLADGRGRIVPFRDTEAMAREINSLLAREVERHTMRKRAYTFCRDMTWKEVARRYLEVFKEVKEEREKKPKTIFRTRTLNSSPRDVPQPKLDHIARLTDDVGIMQHAKFIIPDRRHGYCTDDNARALMAVLMAREMVPDSARVMELACTYLSFLHHAFDEHTSRFRNFMDYERRWKDETGSQDSHGRALWSLGEVIELVESNDIRGAALELFEKALPAVLEFDAPRSWAFALGGIHAYLQKFSGDSEARRIQEKLAVQLYECWRKCASDDWPWIEENLTYDNGSICRALITSGNWMQREDILEAGLISLAWLMRIQTGSGGHFAPVGNKGWFPRGGVMARFDQQPIEALSMIKACRAAYDQTRDAKWLMHARRCLEWFLGRNDLGVHLYDQVTGGCCDGLQANGPNLNQGAESTLSCFLSLINLHQINAQVSLEGSSEGRKDIHQEPVVPSPLALSREIKNRTVIDEGTDISSGRITAGT, from the coding sequence ATGCCTCAACAGAAGGTCCATGATTCAAGAATAAAGAAAATCGCCCTGGTTGGTAACTATATTCCGCGCCAATGCGGTATAGCCACTTTCACGTCCGATCTTCTTACGGCATTGGCCACGGAAGATTCGACGGCGGGATACTGGGCGGTCGCGATGAACGACGTTCCCGAGGGTTACCCCTATCCGGCTCAGGTTCGTTTCGAAGTCAATCAGCACCTGTCGGCGGATTACCGGCTCGCGGCGGACTTCATGAACATGAACCGGGTGGAGACAGCCTGCCTTCAGCACGAATTCGGGATTTTCGGCGGAGATAACGGTGCACACATTTTGGAGTTGCTAAGCGGTCTGCGGATGCCCCTGGTGACCACCCTGCACACGGTCATCCAGAGCCCGTCTGCTGGGCAGATGGTCGTCACCAGACGCATCGCCCAATTATCTGACCGGCTGGTCGTAATGAGCCGGAAGGCCGTCGCAATCCTGCATGAAGTGTACGGCGTTCCTTCGGAAAAAATCGTCGTAATCCCCCACGGCATTCCCGATGTACCCTTTGTGGACCCCAACTTCTATAAGGATCAGTTCGGGGTCGAGGGCCGCAAAGTGATCCTGACCTTCGGGCTGCTTTCCCCCGGCAAAGGTATTGAGACCGTCATAGAAGCCCTACCACAAGTGGTCAGGGAAAATCCGGAAGCGGTCTACATTGTCCTCGGAGCCACGCACCCGCATATCAGGAAGGATCAGGGTGAGTCTTACCGCCTTTCTTTGCAGAGCCGCGCCAGGGAACTGGGAGTCGGCGGGCATATCATTTTTCACAACCGGTTTGTTGATCTGGAAGAGCTATGTGAATTCATCGGAGCGGCGGATATTTATGTCACACCCTACCTCAACCGGGAACAGATCGTCTCGGGCACGCTCGCCTATGCCCTGGGAAGCGGGAAGGCGACGATCTCCACCCCTTACTGGTACGCCGAGGAAATGCTGGCCGACGGGCGCGGCCGGATCGTTCCTTTCCGCGACACTGAGGCCATGGCCAGGGAGATCAACAGTCTTCTCGCTAGGGAGGTGGAACGGCATACCATGCGCAAGCGCGCTTACACTTTCTGCCGGGATATGACCTGGAAAGAGGTGGCGCGGAGGTACTTGGAAGTTTTCAAGGAGGTGAAGGAAGAAAGAGAAAAGAAGCCCAAAACAATATTCCGGACCAGGACGTTGAATTCCTCCCCCCGGGATGTGCCCCAGCCCAAATTGGACCATATTGCCCGGCTGACCGATGACGTCGGGATCATGCAGCATGCCAAGTTCATCATTCCCGATCGCCGCCACGGCTATTGCACCGATGATAACGCGAGGGCGCTGATGGCGGTTCTCATGGCCCGGGAAATGGTTCCCGACAGCGCACGCGTGATGGAACTGGCCTGCACTTACCTGAGCTTTTTGCATCATGCGTTTGACGAGCACACGAGCCGCTTCCGAAACTTCATGGACTACGAACGCAGGTGGAAGGATGAAACCGGCTCCCAGGACAGTCACGGCCGAGCGCTCTGGAGTTTAGGAGAGGTCATAGAGCTGGTCGAGTCAAATGATATCCGCGGAGCGGCCCTGGAACTATTCGAAAAAGCCCTGCCGGCGGTACTGGAATTCGATGCGCCCCGTTCATGGGCATTCGCGCTTGGGGGAATACACGCCTATTTGCAGAAATTCAGCGGTGACAGCGAGGCGAGGCGCATTCAGGAGAAGCTGGCAGTTCAACTCTACGAGTGCTGGCGGAAATGCGCCTCGGATGACTGGCCATGGATCGAGGAGAACCTTACTTATGACAACGGCAGCATATGCCGGGCGTTGATCACGTCAGGAAACTGGATGCAGAGGGAGGATATTTTGGAAGCCGGCCTGATTTCACTCGCGTGGCTGATGAGAATTCAAACCGGCTCCGGCGGACATTTCGCGCCCGTAGGGAACAAGGGCTGGTTTCCGCGCGGAGGCGTGATGGCTCGTTTCGACCAGCAGCCGATCGAAGCATTAAGCATGATAAAAGCGTGCCGTGCCGCTTATGACCAGACCCGCGACGCGAAATGGCTCATGCATGCCCGGCGTTGTCTGGAGTGGTTCCTCGGGCGAAACGATCTTGGCGTTCATCTATACGACCAAGTGACGGGTGGCTGCTGCGACGGCCTGCAGGCCAACGGTCCGAACCTGAACCAGGGCGCGGAATCGACCCTATCCTGTTTTCTGTCTCTAATCAATCTGCACCAAATCAATGCCCAAGTCTCCCTGGAGGGATCAAGTGAAGGCAGGAAGGATATCCATCAAGAGCCTGTAGTCCCCTCCCCGCTGGCTCTTTCCAGAGAAATCAAAAACCGGACCGTGATAGACGAAGGCACCGACATTTCTTCAGGGAGGATCACCGCAGGCACATGA
- a CDS encoding HD domain-containing protein encodes MGRDTQVLACGSLFIEKIENTYTAKDANLLKKAYAFSRQRESDCDSSSFKAAELLIEQGADGETVACALVAPHFWQGRVKPEEIREHVSQDVADTLAYLKQPFSLRIDTEIHRRKDINALLVSMSETPRAAILLIVFRLIELETTLESQGKNPCHMAQETLHFYVPIADRLSLGEMRRRLEDVCFRILHPFQYEKLKQDVTPIQSEDEKCLEILIEGVKRLLDKNRIHAEVHGRAKSLYSIHLKMTLKGTALEDIMDRIGLRIIVSSVPECYAVLGLLHTHFKPIPGTFDDYIGLPKDNGYQSLHTCVYPMREVTHKPIEFQVRTELMHMEAEHGSAAHWLYKSAVAMGKDSLKNQWLKGLVRRHDQAKSTDAFIELLRRQVCEDHMVVFGKGGRITRLPDKATVLEYLDAANFFASRSSVVKVNGKLASLDQTLRDGDSIEIVDCEDSASPGTVVDDMGDIIGQHKASPMNTEGCKVWATAQGSILRHKEENSHASTEGP; translated from the coding sequence ATGGGACGAGATACTCAGGTATTGGCTTGTGGCAGCCTATTTATTGAAAAAATCGAAAATACCTACACGGCAAAAGATGCCAACCTCTTAAAAAAGGCATACGCCTTTTCAAGACAGCGAGAATCCGACTGCGATTCATCATCTTTCAAGGCCGCTGAATTGCTCATTGAGCAGGGGGCGGATGGCGAAACTGTTGCGTGTGCCCTGGTAGCCCCCCATTTTTGGCAAGGCCGCGTTAAACCAGAGGAAATTCGGGAACACGTCAGTCAAGATGTAGCCGATACACTCGCATATCTCAAACAACCCTTCAGCCTCCGTATCGATACCGAAATCCATCGGCGCAAGGATATTAATGCTCTCCTAGTGTCCATGTCCGAGACGCCCCGCGCGGCCATTCTTCTTATCGTTTTCCGTCTAATAGAATTGGAAACGACGCTTGAATCCCAAGGAAAGAATCCATGCCATATGGCGCAGGAAACGCTTCATTTCTATGTGCCAATCGCGGATCGGTTAAGCCTTGGCGAGATGCGCCGCCGTCTTGAAGATGTTTGCTTTCGCATTTTGCATCCCTTTCAGTATGAAAAACTGAAGCAGGACGTGACTCCGATTCAGTCCGAAGATGAGAAGTGTCTGGAGATACTGATTGAAGGCGTCAAACGTCTGTTGGACAAGAACCGCATTCATGCGGAAGTTCACGGTCGCGCAAAGAGCCTTTATAGCATCCACCTGAAGATGACCCTAAAGGGAACGGCGCTGGAGGACATCATGGATCGCATCGGACTGCGAATCATCGTCTCGTCCGTGCCCGAATGCTATGCTGTACTCGGACTGCTGCATACCCATTTCAAACCGATTCCCGGAACCTTTGACGATTACATCGGACTTCCCAAGGATAATGGCTACCAGTCTCTGCACACCTGTGTCTACCCAATGCGAGAGGTCACCCATAAACCGATTGAGTTCCAGGTGCGGACCGAACTTATGCACATGGAAGCTGAGCACGGCTCGGCTGCGCATTGGCTCTATAAAAGTGCTGTCGCTATGGGAAAAGACTCCCTCAAAAACCAATGGTTGAAGGGGCTCGTGCGCCGGCATGACCAGGCAAAGAGCACCGATGCGTTTATTGAACTTTTACGCCGTCAGGTTTGCGAGGATCACATGGTGGTTTTCGGCAAGGGCGGCAGAATCACCCGCTTGCCCGACAAAGCCACCGTTCTCGAATATCTGGATGCCGCCAATTTCTTTGCTTCACGGAGCAGTGTCGTAAAGGTGAATGGAAAATTAGCCAGCTTAGATCAAACCCTCCGGGATGGAGATTCCATTGAGATCGTTGACTGCGAAGATTCTGCCAGTCCAGGTACAGTTGTTGATGACATGGGGGACATAATCGGACAGCATAAAGCGTCACCCATGAACACGGAAGGTTGCAAGGTCTGGGCCACAGCGCAAGGATCTATTTTGAGACATAAAGAGGAGAACAGCCATGCCTCAACAGAAGGTCCATGA
- a CDS encoding glycosidase: MKFERSRELFTRFEKNPIIQSRDIPYQANSVFNAAATRIGEDTLLLMRVEDRRGISHLTAARSRNGVTDWRVESEPTLSPDPDGHPEEVWGIEDPRITRIEELDLWAVVYTSYSEGGPLVSLATTKDFVSFTRKGVVMPPEDKDAALFPIRFGGRWAMLHRPVSAFAGIGAHIWISFSPDMKHWGDHQILIPARRGGWWDANKIGLSPPPLLTEEGWLILYHGVRMTPSGCIYRLGLALLDLENPLRVLARSDEWVFAPEKNYELEGDVDKVVFPCGWIVENEVIRLYYGGADKCIALATARLSELLDWLERYRRKDSK; this comes from the coding sequence ATGAAGTTCGAGCGATCCAGGGAATTGTTCACCCGGTTTGAGAAAAACCCAATCATCCAGTCAAGAGATATCCCTTACCAGGCGAATTCGGTTTTTAATGCCGCCGCGACCCGGATCGGGGAGGACACCCTGCTTTTGATGCGCGTGGAGGATCGCCGGGGCATATCGCATCTGACAGCCGCACGCAGCCGCAACGGCGTAACGGATTGGAGGGTTGAATCCGAACCGACCCTGTCACCTGATCCCGATGGCCACCCTGAAGAGGTATGGGGGATCGAGGATCCCAGGATCACCCGTATTGAAGAACTTGATCTCTGGGCGGTCGTTTATACCTCCTACTCGGAAGGCGGTCCGCTGGTATCGCTGGCCACTACGAAGGACTTCGTGTCCTTCACGCGAAAAGGAGTCGTCATGCCGCCGGAAGACAAGGATGCAGCCCTGTTTCCCATCCGGTTTGGCGGCCGTTGGGCGATGCTGCACAGGCCCGTGTCGGCCTTTGCGGGAATCGGTGCGCACATCTGGATTTCATTCAGCCCCGACATGAAGCACTGGGGGGATCATCAAATTCTCATCCCGGCTCGCAGGGGCGGATGGTGGGATGCGAACAAGATCGGATTGTCCCCGCCACCCTTGCTGACTGAGGAAGGCTGGTTAATTCTCTATCACGGTGTCCGCATGACGCCCAGTGGATGCATTTACCGGCTGGGATTGGCGCTTCTCGATTTGGAAAATCCTCTTCGAGTATTGGCGCGATCGGATGAATGGGTATTTGCACCGGAAAAGAATTATGAATTGGAGGGCGACGTGGACAAGGTGGTTTTCCCCTGCGGCTGGATAGTCGAGAACGAAGTCATTCGGTTGTACTACGGCGGGGCAGACAAATGCATCGCCCTGGCTACGGCGCGCCTCTCTGAATTGCTGGATTGGCTGGAAAGATACAGGCGGAAGGACTCCAAGTAA
- the dnaJ gene encoding molecular chaperone DnaJ, translated as MITRRDYYKILGVEKSASTEEIKKSYRQLAMQHHPDRNPGDKEAEERFKEAAEAYEVLSDPEKRGIYDRYGHSGLNGAGYRGFTDFEDIFASFGDIFGDFFGGRAGRTRARSSVRAGADLRYDLRVPFLDAALGTTTEIRIEKSIRCPTCGGSRCAPGTSPQLCDLCGGRGQVTQSKGFFSIRSTCPQCHGMGSVIASLCRKCSGRGKVRSSKTVQLKIPAGVETGSKLRVRGEGEEGVSGGPSGDLYVFITVEPHDLFERNGNDIHCCVLITFVQAALGGAVEVPTLRGRESLKIPPGTQSGSRFRLRGKGIASLQGDGYGDQVIETVVTVPTNLTRRQEELLKEFERLENEKRGS; from the coding sequence ATGATCACAAGGCGTGACTATTATAAGATCCTGGGCGTAGAGAAAAGCGCCTCGACTGAGGAAATAAAAAAGAGCTATCGACAGCTCGCCATGCAGCACCACCCTGATCGGAATCCGGGCGACAAGGAGGCTGAGGAGCGATTCAAGGAGGCAGCCGAGGCCTACGAGGTCCTAAGCGATCCTGAGAAAAGGGGCATCTACGACCGGTACGGCCATTCGGGGTTAAACGGGGCCGGCTACCGGGGGTTCACGGATTTCGAAGACATCTTTGCCAGTTTCGGAGACATCTTCGGGGACTTCTTCGGCGGCCGTGCGGGGCGAACCCGCGCCCGATCAAGCGTCAGGGCGGGGGCGGACCTGCGGTATGACCTGCGCGTTCCCTTCCTGGATGCCGCGCTTGGCACAACGACCGAAATCAGAATTGAAAAGTCCATTCGCTGCCCTACCTGCGGCGGTTCCCGTTGCGCACCGGGAACTTCGCCGCAGCTCTGCGATCTTTGCGGGGGGCGCGGTCAGGTGACCCAGTCCAAGGGCTTCTTCAGCATCCGTTCGACCTGTCCCCAGTGTCACGGTATGGGCAGCGTAATCGCGAGTCTCTGTCGGAAATGTTCCGGTCGGGGAAAAGTCCGATCGAGCAAGACCGTCCAGCTCAAGATACCGGCGGGCGTGGAAACGGGTTCCAAACTCAGAGTAAGGGGGGAAGGAGAGGAAGGAGTATCCGGTGGCCCCAGCGGCGATCTCTACGTCTTCATCACAGTGGAGCCGCACGATCTGTTTGAAAGAAACGGGAACGACATCCACTGCTGCGTTCTCATCACCTTCGTTCAGGCCGCCTTGGGAGGCGCTGTGGAGGTGCCTACCCTGCGAGGTAGGGAGTCTTTGAAGATCCCTCCGGGAACACAGTCGGGAAGCCGCTTTCGCCTCCGAGGCAAGGGAATTGCGAGCCTGCAGGGAGACGGTTACGGCGATCAGGTGATCGAAACCGTGGTGACTGTGCCGACGAACCTGACGAGGCGACAAGAGGAACTGCTAAAGGAATTTGAGAGGTTGGAAAACGAAAAAAGGGGGTCTTGA
- the groES gene encoding co-chaperone GroES, with the protein MKFKPLHDRIVVSRVDAEEKTAGGIIIPDTAKEKPQEGKIIAVGPGKRDNDGNIIPLDVKAGDRVLFSKWAGTEFKLDGQEHMIMKEDDILGIIES; encoded by the coding sequence ATGAAGTTTAAACCGTTACATGATCGGATCGTGGTGTCACGCGTCGATGCAGAAGAGAAGACTGCCGGCGGGATCATCATCCCGGATACGGCCAAGGAGAAACCCCAGGAGGGGAAAATTATCGCCGTCGGTCCTGGCAAACGGGACAATGACGGGAATATCATCCCCTTGGACGTGAAAGCAGGCGACCGGGTTTTGTTTTCCAAATGGGCCGGCACGGAGTTCAAGCTTGACGGTCAGGAGCATATGATCATGAAAGAGGACGATATCCTCGGCATTATTGAATCATAA